In bacterium, the sequence CATCGGGCTGGCCCTGCCCCTCGGGCTCTAGCCCGCGAGCCGAACATGAAGGAGACCCCATGCGACTGCGCCAGATAGCCCTCGTCGCAAGCGAGTTGGATCCGGTCGTCGAACGCCTTTGTGCGGTGCTCGGGATCGAGGTGGGCTTCAACGACCCGGGCGTCCGCGAGTTCGGTTTGGTGAACGCCGTGATGCCGATCGGCGACACCTTCCTCGAGGTGGTCGTGCCGGACCGGGAAGGCACGACAGCCGGCCGCCTCATCGAACGCCGAAACGGCGACGGCGGCTACATGGTGATCGTGCAGAGCCAGGCACGCGACGAGGATCGAAAACGCGTCGATGCATTGGGCGTGCGGGTCGTGTGGGAGGCCCACCTTTCGGATGCCCACGCCATCCACTTGCACCCGCGCGACGTGGGCGGTGCCATTCTCTCCCTCGACTGGATGGATCCGCCGAGTTCCTGGAGATGGGGCGGCCCGAACTGGCAAGCCAAGGCGCGCACCGATGTAGCTCGCGAAATCGTCGGCGCCGATGTGCAGGCCGAGGATCCCGCCGCCATGGCAACCCGGTGGGCCGAGGTCATGGGCCAGAAGGCGCCCACGAAGGAGGATCAACACTTCCGCATCGATCTGGACGAGGGCGGATTCGTGCGATTTCACGCGCCACGAGATGAACGCGGCGAAGGGGTTTCCGGTTTTACCGTCTCCGCCGCAGACCCAACGCACATTCAGAGCGAGGCCGAGAAGCTCGGCTGCGTGAACGACGCTTGCGAATTGCAGATCTGCGGCGTGCGGATCGGCATCGCATGAGCGCAAACGGGATCGGCATCGCGTGAACGGAACACGGATCGAGCTGGCGGATCTCGAGGTACCGCAGCAGGCCGACGCCTTTCTGGAGGTACTCGATGCCTACGCTCGCGATCCGATGGGAAGCAGTGCTCCCCTCCCCGACGAGGTTCGCCAACACCTCGTACCCGGCTTGCTCGCCCACCCCACCAGCCGGGTCTGGCTGGCCTGGGAAGGCGAGCAGGCGATCGGCGTGTTGGTCGGCTTCCTTGGCTTCTCGACATTCAAGGCCAAGCCGATTCTCAATGTTCACGACCTGGCCATCGTTCCCGAACGCCGTGGTCAGCGCCTGGGAGAGCGACTCCTCGAGGCCGCCGAAGCCCACGCGCGCAGCCTCGGCTGCTGCAAGCTGACCCTGGAGGTGCAGGA encodes:
- a CDS encoding VOC family protein — encoded protein: MRLRQIALVASELDPVVERLCAVLGIEVGFNDPGVREFGLVNAVMPIGDTFLEVVVPDREGTTAGRLIERRNGDGGYMVIVQSQARDEDRKRVDALGVRVVWEAHLSDAHAIHLHPRDVGGAILSLDWMDPPSSWRWGGPNWQAKARTDVAREIVGADVQAEDPAAMATRWAEVMGQKAPTKEDQHFRIDLDEGGFVRFHAPRDERGEGVSGFTVSAADPTHIQSEAEKLGCVNDACELQICGVRIGIA
- a CDS encoding GNAT family N-acetyltransferase; amino-acid sequence: MGSSAPLPDEVRQHLVPGLLAHPTSRVWLAWEGEQAIGVLVGFLGFSTFKAKPILNVHDLAIVPERRGQRLGERLLEAAEAHARSLGCCKLTLEVQEHNKRARALYKRVGFGHFSPGVEQNPTAFLEKPLA